CAAGACCGTCGGCGTCGTGGGCGAATCCGGCTGCGGCAAGTCGGTCACGAGCCTTTCGATCATGCAGCTGCTCCAGCGCCCGCAGGGACAGATCGTCGAAGGCGAGATCCGCCTCAACCTCGGCGAAAAGGCCTACGACATCACTAAGACGCCCATCGAGGCGATGCAGAAGCTCCGCGGCAACTATATCTCCATGATATTCCAGGAGCCCATGACGAGCCTTAACCCCGTCTTCCGCATCGGCGACCAGGTCAACGAGGTCATCGAGCTGCACGAAGGCAAGGATATGAAGGAAGAGGACATCAAGGCGCGTACGATAAGCCTGCTCGAGATGGTCGGTATCGCCAACAGCGAGGGCGTTTACAAGATGTATCCGCACGAGCTCTCCGGCGGTATGCGCCAGCGCGTCATGATCGCCATGGCGCTCGCCTGCAATCCGAAGCTCATCATCGCCGACGAGCCTACGACCGCGCTTGACGTTACGATTCAGGCGCAGATCCTCGACCTGCTCCGTCAGCTGAAGGACAAGATCAACTCCTCGATAATGCTCATCACGCACGACCTCGGCGTCATCGCCGAAATGGCTGACTACGTCGTCGTTATGTACGCCGGCAAGGTCGTCGAGAAGGGCACCGCGGAGGACATCTTCCTGCACCCCTCTCACCCCTATACGATAGGACTTATGGCCTCCAAGCCGGTCGTCGGCAAGAAGGTCGAGAAGCTCTACTCCATACCCGGCAAGGTACCGAACCCGGTCAACATGCCGAACTACTGCTACTTCAAGGACCGCTGCGAAATGCAGGTCGACGCCTGCGGCGGCGAATACCCCTGCGAGATCAGCCTCTCCGACACCCACAAGGTCAGCTGCTATCGCTACTATGACAAAAAGGAGGGCGAAGATAATGGCGAAAGATAAGAAGCTCGAACAGAATGCCGAACAGGTCGTCGAGCAGCCCTCGCCCGAAATCGTTACCCCCGAGGAACAGCTCGTTCCCGTTCAGTACGACCCGCAGTATATACTGATGGTCAACGGCCTGAAAAAGCACTTCCCCATCAAGGGCGGAATGTTCTCCAAAACGGTCGGCTACGTCAAGGCGGTCGACGGCGTCACCTTCAATCTGAAGCGCGGCACCACGATGGGCCTCGTCGGCGAATCCGGTTGCGGCAAGACCACCACCGGACGCGTTATCCTGCGTCTTTCCGGCGAAAAGACCGCCGGTCAGGTGCTTTTCAACGGCCAGGAGGTCTACGACCTCTCGCCGAAGGAAATGCGCCCGCTGCGCACGAAGATGCAGATCATCTTCCAGGACCCCTTCTCCTCCCTCTCTCCCCGACTCCCCGTCGGCGAGATAATCGGCGAAGCCGTCCGCGAACACAACCTCGTCAGCAGAGAAGAGTTTGACGACTATATCGATCAGGTCATGGATAACTGCGGCCTGCAGCCCTTCCACAAGGACCGCTACCCGCACGAGTTCTCCGGCGGACAGCGCCAGCGTATCTGCATCGCCCGCGCTCTCGCGCTGAACCCCGAGTTCGTCGTCTGCGACGAGCCGGTTTCCGCGCTTGACGTTTCCATTCAGGCTCAGATAAT
The genomic region above belongs to Clostridia bacterium and contains:
- a CDS encoding ABC transporter ATP-binding protein; the encoded protein is MAKKRNDGYLSAKESRAISRANRKITNALEKRYKRKNVPEEEYLTQMHDPANSLEIENLHTHFFTDVGTVKAVDGITFEVPAGKTVGVVGESGCGKSVTSLSIMQLLQRPQGQIVEGEIRLNLGEKAYDITKTPIEAMQKLRGNYISMIFQEPMTSLNPVFRIGDQVNEVIELHEGKDMKEEDIKARTISLLEMVGIANSEGVYKMYPHELSGGMRQRVMIAMALACNPKLIIADEPTTALDVTIQAQILDLLRQLKDKINSSIMLITHDLGVIAEMADYVVVMYAGKVVEKGTAEDIFLHPSHPYTIGLMASKPVVGKKVEKLYSIPGKVPNPVNMPNYCYFKDRCEMQVDACGGEYPCEISLSDTHKVSCYRYYDKKEGEDNGER
- a CDS encoding ATP-binding cassette domain-containing protein, whose product is MVNGLKKHFPIKGGMFSKTVGYVKAVDGVTFNLKRGTTMGLVGESGCGKTTTGRVILRLSGEKTAGQVLFNGQEVYDLSPKEMRPLRTKMQIIFQDPFSSLSPRLPVGEIIGEAVREHNLVSREEFDDYIDQVMDNCGLQPFHKDRYPHEFSGGQRQRICIARALALNPEFVVCDEPVSALDVSIQAQIINLLAELQDKYKLTYLFISHDLSVVEHISDTVGVMYLGNLVEYGSTEDIFRNPLHPYTKALFSAIPVPDPTVKMKRIVLEGSIPSPANPPSGCKFHTRCEHCTQRCKEEVPQQREIEPGHYVVCHLYDQ